Below is a genomic region from Citrobacter telavivensis.
CTGCTGTTCACCGCCGGACATCGTACCCGCACGCTGAATACGACGTTCATGCAAACGCGGGAACAGTTCGTATACCCACTTGATGCGCTCCTGGAACTGGTCGCGCTCGGCAAAGAAGCCGCCCATCGCCAGATTCTCTTCCACCGTCATGCGGGAAAACACGCGACGCCCTTCCGGAACAATCGCTACCGCTTCACGCATGATTTTTGCCGTTTGCCAGTCGGTGATGTCTTTATCATCAAACACAATCCGACCGCTGGTCGCACGCGGATCGCCGCACAGCGTACCAAGCAACGTCGTTTTCCCGGCGCCGTTGGCACCAATCAGGGTCACAATCTCCCCCTGATTGATGTGCAGGCTCACCTCATGCAGCGCCTGAATTTTGCCGTAGTGGGCACTGACTTTGTCAAAGGACAACATGACTTTTTCCATCTTACGCCTCACCAAGGTATGCACGGATCACGTCCGGGTTATTACGAATCTGTTCCGGCGTCCCGTTCGCCAGCGGCGTGCCCTGGTTCACCACGTAAATACGGTCGGAAATCCCCATCACCAGCTTCATATCGTGCTCAATGAGCAGGATGGTGGTGTTGTGATGGTTGCGCAGCTCGGCAATCAGCTCGTCCAGCTCTTTGGTCTCTTTCGGATTAAGACCCGCAGCCGGTTCATCCAGCATCAGAATCTCTGGCTGTGTCACCATACAGCGGGCGATCTCCAGACGACGCTGGTCGCCATAGGCCAGGTTGCTGGCCTGACGGTTCGCGTGTTCCAGCAGACCGATACGCTCAAGCCAGGTGGCCGCACGATCCAGCGCTTCGCTCTGCGCCCGACGAAACGCCGGGGTTTTCAGCAGGCCGGAAAACACGCCGCTTTTCAGTTGCTGATGCTGTGCCACCAGCAGGTTTTCAATCACCGTCATTTCACGAAACAGACGTACGTGCTGGAAGGTTCGCACTACGCCCATACGGGCAATTTGTTGACCCGGCAGCCCTTCAAGGTGCTGATCGCGAAGCTTAATGGTGCCGCCCGTCGGCTTATAAAAACCGGTCAGGCAGTTAAACACCGTGGTCTTACCGGCGCCGTTCGGCCCGATCAGCGACACAATTTCCTGTGGATGCAGTTCCAGTTCAACGTTGTTGACCGCCAGCAGACCGCCGAAGCGCATCATCAGGCCGTTAACCGATAATAATGGCTGACTCATGCCTGCTCTCCTTTCGCTTCCCCGTTTTTCAGTTTCAACTGTGGACGGGTCATCGGCAGCAAGCCCTGCGGACGCCAGATCATCATCAGTACCATCAAACCACCCAGCATCAACATGCTGTATTCATTGAAGTCACGCATCAGCTCGCGGGAAACCACCAGCAGGATAGCCGCAAGGATCACCGCAAACTGTGAACCCATTCCGCCGAGTACCACGATCGCCAGCACAAACGCCGACTCGGCAAAGGTGAACGACTCGGGGCTGACAAAACCCTGACGCGCTGCGAACAGCGTGCCAGCGAAACCGGCAAACGCGGCGCTGATGGTAAAAGCGGTCAGTTTGATGCGCGTTGGGCTTAAGCCTAACGAGCGGCAGGCGATCTCATCTTCACGCAGCGCTTCCCACGCCCGTCCCAGCGGCATGCGCAGCAGACGGTTAATCACAAACAGGCTCAGCACCACCAGCAACAGTGCGACCAGATAGAGGAAAATCACGCGATCGGACGGATCGTATTTCACGTTAAAGAAGTTGCTGAAGGTATCCCAGCCGCCTTCACGCGCGCTCCGGCTGAACTCGAGGCCGAACAGCGTCGGTTTCGGGATCTGGCTGATGCCGTTCGGACCACCGGTGATCTCAGTATTGTTGAGCAGCAGGATACGGACTATCTCACCGAAGCCCAGGGTCACAATGGCCAGATAATCGCCGCGCAGGCGCAGCACCGGGAAGCCCAGCAGAAAACCCGCCGCCGCCGAAACCAGCCCTGCCAAAGGCAGGCAGGTCCAGAAGCCGAGACCGTAATAGTGGTTCAACAGCGCGAAGGTGTACGCGCCAATCGCGTAGAAGCCGCCGTAGCCCAGTACCAGCAGGCCGGAGAGCCCCACAACGACGTTCAGCCCCAGACCGAGGATGATGTAAATCATGGTCAGCGTGGCGATATCCACCGTGCCGCGTGAAACCATAAACGGCCACGCCACGGCAATCACCAGCAGCGCAATCAGGAACAACTTCTGCTTTACGGTTGAGCCATCAATGGCTGGCAGAATAAACTTCGGCCCGGAGACGCTCTTCAGGCTCTTCTGGAAGATCGGACGCAGCATCTGGAAGAAAAAGACCACGGCAGTACCGATAAACACCCACTGCCAGCGGATGTCGGTAGCGGTATCCACCACCAGTTTGGTGCCATCCAGTTGCAACTGAACGCCCATAAAGACGCCCGCCAGAACGAAGAACATCGCGGCAGAGAGCAGCGCCATCGCAAAATGCATCGGTTTCATACTTTCTCTACCTCCGGACGACCCAGAATCCCGGTCGGCATCACCAGCAGTACCAGAATCAACAGAGCGAACGACACCACGTCTTTGTATTCCGTACTCAGATAAGCAGAAGAAAGTGCTTCCGCGACGCCCAGAATCAGGCCGCCGATCATCGCGCCAGGGATGCTGCCGATCCCGCCGAGAACCGCAGCGGTGAAGGCTTTCATCCCGGCCATAAAGCCAATATAAGGGTTGATCACCCCGTAGAATTGTCCGAGTAGCACGCCAGCCACCGCCGCCATCGCCGCGCCAATCACAAAGGTCAGCGCAATCACGCGGTCAGTGTTAATCCCGAGCAGGCTGGCCATTTTCAGGTCTTCTGCGCAGGCGCGACAGGCGCGTCCCATGCGGGAGTAGCGGATAAAGATAGTCAGCGCCAGCATCGCCAGGAAGGTCACAATCCAGATAACCAGCTGCATGGTCGTGATCGAAGCAGAGAAGTTTTCGCTGGCACCCACCACCCATTGCCCGTTGAACAGGCTGGGTAGCGCCACGTCTCGCGAACCTTCCGTCAGGCTGACGTAGTTTTGCAGGAAGATGGACATCCCAATGGCGGAGATAAGCGCAATCAGACGCTTGGAACTGCGGACGGGCCGATAAGCCACCCGCTCGATGCTCCAGCCGTAGGCGCTGGCAATGATAATCGCCCCAATGAATCCGGCTGCCACCAGTAACCAACTGGTATCAATCCCCATCATCATCAGTGCCGCGATAATCATAAAAGAGACATAGCTACTGATCATGTACACCTCGCCATGGGCGAAGTTGATCATGCCGATAATGCCGTACACCATGGTGTAACCGATAGCGATCAGCGCGTAGGTGCTTCCCAGCGTGACGCCGTTAAACATCTGCTGCAAGAAATAAAGGAACTGCTCGGACATAAAATAACCTTTTCAACCCGACAAACCGGGATACTGAACCCACTCTAAATAATTCGAGTTGCAGGAAGGCGGCAAGTTTGCCCATCCCCGGGATGCGTACACAAGTACGTGACCGGGGTGGGTGAACGAAGCCAACGCATCTGCGGCTCGAAGTATGACGAGTGGTTGCCTTATTTGGCGGCGGTGGACGAGCCGTCCGCATGCCACTGGAAGACACCAAATTCAAATCCCTTCAGATCGCCTTTTTCATCCCATTTCAGCGGCCCAATCACGGTATCAGCACCGTTTGCTTTCAAATCTTTCACCAGATCCAGCGGCGCTTTGCTGCCGGAACGATCCAATGCCGTTGCCAGTGACTGCACGGCGGCGTAGGTGATCCATACATACGGACCGGTAGGATCTTTTTTATCGGCTTTCAGCGCATCAACAATCGCTTTGTTGGCCGGATCCTGATCATAGCGTTTTGGCATGGTAACCAGCATGCCCTCAGCCGCTTCACCGGCGATGTTCGACAGCGACGCATTGCCCACGCCTTCCGGCCCCATGAACGTGGTTTTCAGCCCGACGGATCGCGCCTGGCGCAGCATTTGCCCCATTTCCGGGTAGTAGCCGCCGTAATACACAAAGTCGATGTTCTCTTTTTTCAGGCGCGCGAGCAGCGCGGAGAAATCTTTCTCGCCTGCGGTAATACCATCAAAGAAGACGATATTGGCGTTTGCCGCTTTCAGCGAGTCCTGAACGGAACGCGCCAGCCCTTCACCGTACTGCTGTTTGTCGTGCAGGATGGCGATACGCTGCGGTTTTACCTGCTCAAGAATATACTTTGCCGCGGTCGGTCCCTGAGAGGAGTCCAGCCCGGCGGTACGCATGATGTGCGCGTAGCCACGCTGCGTCAGTTCCGGGTTAGTCGCACCAGGCGAGATCATCAGAATGCCTTCGTCTTCGTAGATATCCGACGCCGGCTGAGTGGAAGATGAGCAGAGGTGACCAATCACATACTGAATGCCGTCATTGACGATTTTGTTCGCCACTGCCACGGCCTGTTTAGGATCGCAGGCATCGTCATATTCCACGCCCACCAGTTTGTCGCCTTTGATGCCGCCTTTCGCATTGATGTCTTTAATGGCCTGACGTGCGCCGTTAAATTCCATGTCGCCCCACTGGGCTACCGGACCTGACATCGCGCCCACAACGGCAACTTTAATCTCCTCTGCCATCGCCGCCTGCGACATCGCCAGTGCGATCACCCCTGCGACGATCGTTTTCGCATTCCGTTTCATTTACTGAATCCCCATTCGTGATGTACTTATTTTGTATTTATATGGTTAAAAAGCAGACTGTGCTTTATTTGTACTACACTATTTTTACTAGTCTGATTAATGGTTTAGCGCAGTATTTTCCGCAAATACAGATTAAAATCTCTATTTTTCAGTCTATTAAGAACAGATAATATTCTGCTTTTCACCATAGATAAACAAAAAAAAGCACGCTTGTCAGCATAAAATAACGGGACAATGAGCCGAATAAAACACTGCCTTCCAGGGTATTATTCTGCCTGTTTTTCATTCTCTGATGTTTCGAACTGAGGTTCTGACCGTCACAAAATTAATCCCCTGCCAAATGATTTAAAAAAGAGAAAGCGTCCTGATGAATTATTTCGGTACACTGGCATTATCTTTTGTGATTTGGACATGCTGTCGATGAAGCTGACCATCATTCGTTTAGAACACTTTAGCGATCAGGACCTGATCGACCTGGGCAAAATCTGGCCGGAGTATTCCGCCGCCTCTTTAAGCGTAGATGAAACACACCGGATCTACGCAGCGCGATTTAATGAGCGATTGTTAGGTGCCGTAAGGGTCACCCTGAGCGGCACTCAGGGCGCGCTGGATTCGCTGCGCATCCGTGACGTCACGCGGCGTCGGGGAGTGGGGAGATATCTGGTGGAAGAGGTGATCCAGGATAATCCGGACGTCTCATCCTGGTGGATGGCGGATGTCGGCGTGGAAGACCGGGGGATCATGGCAGCGTTTATGCAGGTACTGGGCTTTACCGCGCAGCAGAACGGCTGGGAAAAGCGTTAAAAAAGTCGGGTGGCGCTAATGCTTACCCGGCCTACATTCGCTAGCGTATTTTCCCAGAACGGTAGGCCGGATAAGCGCCAGCGCCATCCGGCATTCAATTACTTCGCGTCGGTCGCCGTGCCGTTGGCATGCCAGTCGAAGACGCCGAATTCAAAGCCTTTCAGATCGCCCTTCTCATCCCACGACAGCGGTCCCATCACGGTTTCCACTGAGTTCGCTTTCAGCCAGGTGGCGATTTCAGCCGGATCGGCTGACTGGTTCAGGCCCGCCTGCAAAGATTGCAGCGCAGCGTAGGTGGTCCACACGAACGCACCGCTCGGATCCTGTTTCTTCGCCTTGATCGCATCAACGATAGGTTTGTTCGCGGGAACCTGATCGTAGTTCTTCGGTTTGGTCACCAGCAGACCTTCAGCCGATTCACCGGCGATATTAGACAGGGAAACGTTAGCAACCCCTTCCGGCCCCATGAACTGCGTTTTCAGGCCAGCAGCACGAGCCTGACGCAGGATCTGGCCCATTTCCGGGTGATAACCGCCGTAGTAGACAAAGTCGATATTCTCTTTCTTCAGACGCGCCACCAGCGTAGAAAAGTCTTTCTCACCGGCAGTGATACCGTCAAAGA
It encodes:
- the livM gene encoding high-affinity branched-chain amino acid ABC transporter permease LivM — protein: MKPMHFAMALLSAAMFFVLAGVFMGVQLQLDGTKLVVDTATDIRWQWVFIGTAVVFFFQMLRPIFQKSLKSVSGPKFILPAIDGSTVKQKLFLIALLVIAVAWPFMVSRGTVDIATLTMIYIILGLGLNVVVGLSGLLVLGYGGFYAIGAYTFALLNHYYGLGFWTCLPLAGLVSAAAGFLLGFPVLRLRGDYLAIVTLGFGEIVRILLLNNTEITGGPNGISQIPKPTLFGLEFSRSAREGGWDTFSNFFNVKYDPSDRVIFLYLVALLLVVLSLFVINRLLRMPLGRAWEALREDEIACRSLGLSPTRIKLTAFTISAAFAGFAGTLFAARQGFVSPESFTFAESAFVLAIVVLGGMGSQFAVILAAILLVVSRELMRDFNEYSMLMLGGLMVLMMIWRPQGLLPMTRPQLKLKNGEAKGEQA
- the panM gene encoding aspartate 1-decarboxylase autocleavage activator PanM, whose amino-acid sequence is MKLTIIRLEHFSDQDLIDLGKIWPEYSAASLSVDETHRIYAARFNERLLGAVRVTLSGTQGALDSLRIRDVTRRRGVGRYLVEEVIQDNPDVSSWWMADVGVEDRGIMAAFMQVLGFTAQQNGWEKR
- the livF gene encoding high-affinity branched-chain amino acid ABC transporter ATP-binding protein LivF; protein product: MEKVMLSFDKVSAHYGKIQALHEVSLHINQGEIVTLIGANGAGKTTLLGTLCGDPRATSGRIVFDDKDITDWQTAKIMREAVAIVPEGRRVFSRMTVEENLAMGGFFAERDQFQERIKWVYELFPRLHERRIQRAGTMSGGEQQMLAIGRALMSEPRLLLLDEPSLGLAPIIIQQIFDTIEQLREQGMTIFLVEQNANQALKLADRGYVLENGHVVLEDTGDALLANEAVRSAYLGG
- the livk gene encoding high-affinity branched-chain amino acid ABC transporter substrate-binding protein LivK translates to MKRNAKTIVAGVIALAMSQAAMAEEIKVAVVGAMSGPVAQWGDMEFNGARQAIKDINAKGGIKGDKLVGVEYDDACDPKQAVAVANKIVNDGIQYVIGHLCSSSTQPASDIYEDEGILMISPGATNPELTQRGYAHIMRTAGLDSSQGPTAAKYILEQVKPQRIAILHDKQQYGEGLARSVQDSLKAANANIVFFDGITAGEKDFSALLARLKKENIDFVYYGGYYPEMGQMLRQARSVGLKTTFMGPEGVGNASLSNIAGEAAEGMLVTMPKRYDQDPANKAIVDALKADKKDPTGPYVWITYAAVQSLATALDRSGSKAPLDLVKDLKANGADTVIGPLKWDEKGDLKGFEFGVFQWHADGSSTAAK
- the livH gene encoding high-affinity branched-chain amino acid ABC transporter permease LivH, translated to MSEQFLYFLQQMFNGVTLGSTYALIAIGYTMVYGIIGMINFAHGEVYMISSYVSFMIIAALMMMGIDTSWLLVAAGFIGAIIIASAYGWSIERVAYRPVRSSKRLIALISAIGMSIFLQNYVSLTEGSRDVALPSLFNGQWVVGASENFSASITTMQLVIWIVTFLAMLALTIFIRYSRMGRACRACAEDLKMASLLGINTDRVIALTFVIGAAMAAVAGVLLGQFYGVINPYIGFMAGMKAFTAAVLGGIGSIPGAMIGGLILGVAEALSSAYLSTEYKDVVSFALLILVLLVMPTGILGRPEVEKV
- the livG gene encoding high-affinity branched-chain amino acid ABC transporter ATP-binding protein LivG, with protein sequence MSQPLLSVNGLMMRFGGLLAVNNVELELHPQEIVSLIGPNGAGKTTVFNCLTGFYKPTGGTIKLRDQHLEGLPGQQIARMGVVRTFQHVRLFREMTVIENLLVAQHQQLKSGVFSGLLKTPAFRRAQSEALDRAATWLERIGLLEHANRQASNLAYGDQRRLEIARCMVTQPEILMLDEPAAGLNPKETKELDELIAELRNHHNTTILLIEHDMKLVMGISDRIYVVNQGTPLANGTPEQIRNNPDVIRAYLGEA